One genomic segment of Pseudoalteromonas sp. GCY includes these proteins:
- a CDS encoding IS3 family transposase (programmed frameshift) — MTKLKRATYSAAIKLETAQLVVDQGYTQEDAAKAMGVGKSTVSKWVTQLKQERNGQSPLASPMTPEQIEIRELKKQIQRIELEKDIFKKGYRSLDVRLPEQFSLIEKLNQRERYPISVLCSVFNVHRSSYKYWAIRDTTPTPEQIRLEAEVKAIHAMSGGSAGARTIAAIATNNDFELSRYRAAKLMVKLKLESCQVPQHQYKRGGNEHLEIPNLLDRQFDVVEPNTVWCGDVTYIWTGNRWAYLAVVVDLFARKVVGWAMSLSPDTNLTLKALELAYESRGKPSGLMFHSDQGSHYTSLKYRQRLWRYKITQSMSRRGNCWDNAPMERFFRSFKTEWMPKVGYENFKDAKYGVSDYINGYYNNVRPHHYNAGLAPNESEVRYQDSKTVAKIS; from the exons ATGACGAAATTAAAACGCGCAACGTATTCTGCTGCAATCAAATTAGAAACAGCTCAGCTTGTAGTTGATCAAGGCTACACGCAAGAAGATGCAGCCAAAGCTATGGGGGTTGGTAAATCAACTGTAAGTAAGTGGGTAACTCAATTAAAGCAAGAACGGAATGGCCAGTCCCCATTAGCTTCACCAATGACACCCGAACAAATTGAAATCCGCGAACTTAAAAAGCAAATCCAACGTATTGAATTAGAAAAGGATATAT TTAAAAAAGGCTACCGCTCTCTTGATGTCAGACTCCCTGAACAATTCTCGTTAATTGAGAAATTAAATCAACGAGAGCGTTACCCAATTAGCGTGTTGTGTAGCGTATTCAATGTGCATCGCAGCAGCTATAAATATTGGGCCATACGGGATACAACGCCAACACCAGAGCAAATAAGGCTAGAAGCTGAAGTTAAAGCCATACATGCAATGAGCGGCGGTTCAGCTGGGGCACGGACAATCGCAGCAATCGCAACGAATAACGATTTTGAATTAAGCCGTTATCGCGCCGCTAAGCTAATGGTTAAACTAAAACTAGAGAGCTGCCAAGTACCACAACATCAATATAAAAGGGGTGGTAATGAGCATCTTGAAATCCCAAATTTGCTAGATAGGCAGTTTGATGTTGTTGAGCCGAATACGGTGTGGTGCGGTGATGTGACGTATATTTGGACAGGCAATCGCTGGGCCTATTTAGCGGTCGTTGTTGATTTATTTGCACGTAAAGTCGTTGGTTGGGCAATGTCGTTGTCGCCAGATACTAACTTAACGCTAAAAGCGCTTGAACTCGCGTATGAAAGCAGAGGTAAACCAAGTGGATTGATGTTTCACTCAGACCAAGGAAGCCATTATACAAGCTTGAAGTACCGCCAACGTTTATGGCGCTATAAAATTACACAAAGTATGAGCAGGCGCGGAAATTGTTGGGATAATGCGCCAATGGAGCGATTTTTTAGAAGCTTTAAAACGGAGTGGATGCCAAAGGTTGGATACGAAAACTTTAAAGATGCTAAATATGGTGTGAGTGATTATATCAACGGATATTATAACAACGTTAGGCCTCATCATTATAATGCTGGTTTAGCGCCAAATGAATCTGAGGTTAGATACCAAGATTCTAAAACTGTGGCCAAAATTAGTTGA
- a CDS encoding HamA C-terminal domain-containing protein, whose product MDQRLVPQLKNSDEIKNVLRQVEVSFQLSDGRKVETLLIYLLPDAEGNSLNDFFTVIKNGIMANFVFSCTEVEKKLGINIPDAASKLFEKAIRKISQHTAHGELGELILFTLLDVYLEAPKLLSKISTKTSRRMPVFGADAVHGQFYDGKFRLMLGESKLHQDFNSAATKATESIKSAKDTYQSEFDLLDSNMDFPNMDSDLENYLLEILDPFSNIDLDEVLHSPCFIGFSNPDLLKINGDDFEKSYVEIACQHVGNYFGKIEKQGITIDKTMLILLPFDSVPDLVTNFIKYMDIKK is encoded by the coding sequence ATGGACCAGCGATTAGTACCTCAATTAAAAAATTCTGATGAAATAAAAAATGTTTTGAGGCAGGTAGAAGTTAGTTTTCAACTCAGTGATGGTAGGAAGGTAGAAACCCTCCTAATATACCTACTACCCGATGCAGAAGGTAATTCCCTTAATGATTTTTTCACAGTAATTAAAAACGGCATAATGGCAAATTTCGTATTTTCATGTACGGAAGTCGAGAAGAAGTTAGGTATCAATATCCCCGATGCTGCTTCTAAATTGTTTGAAAAGGCCATACGAAAAATTAGCCAACACACCGCTCATGGTGAACTTGGTGAACTGATATTATTCACATTGCTCGATGTATATTTAGAAGCTCCAAAACTTCTAAGTAAAATTTCCACAAAAACCAGTAGACGTATGCCTGTGTTCGGTGCCGATGCAGTTCATGGTCAGTTCTATGATGGTAAATTTCGATTGATGTTGGGGGAGTCAAAGTTACATCAGGATTTTAACTCGGCCGCAACAAAAGCTACAGAGTCAATAAAGTCTGCCAAAGATACATATCAATCAGAGTTTGATTTGCTAGATAGCAATATGGATTTTCCAAATATGGACTCAGATTTGGAAAATTATTTACTCGAAATCCTCGACCCGTTTTCCAATATTGATTTAGACGAAGTGCTTCACTCGCCATGTTTTATTGGATTTTCAAATCCAGATTTGCTCAAGATTAATGGGGATGATTTTGAGAAAAGTTACGTTGAGATCGCTTGCCAGCATGTTGGTAATTATTTTGGAAAAATCGAAAAGCAAGGAATCACTATCGATAAGACGATGCTGATTCTTTTACCTTTTGATTCGGTTCCTGATTTGGTTACTAATTTCATTAAATATATGGATATTAAAAAATGA